A part of Agrobacterium vitis genomic DNA contains:
- the tssK gene encoding type VI secretion system baseplate subunit TssK → MRHENRVAWTEGMFLRVQHFQQSDRWTERLVRSVARSLTPYPWGILEIGLDRSALAIGQFALSGLRGMLPDGTPFDAPEDTDLPAALELDESVKNAVIYLALPARQPGKADMAQTGTSAVNSVRLVASPYEAPDANVETDFLAPIDVGRLNLKLLKTGDDLAGYELLGLARVVEVRSDKAVLLDPDFIPASLNCTASSRLHELMTELLGIVRHRAEAIAERIGDPTIRGTAEVGDYFLLQILNRADPLLKHALANATRLHPMQFYEQCIQLAGELATFTMESKRATDFPAYRHDDLKATFGAVFEDLRTSLSSVLAQSAVAIELVERRHGVRVGTINDRSLLRDAGFVLAVRADMSAEDVRRTLPARIKVGPVERIAELVNVALPGIPVRPLPVLPRQLPYRAGTIYFELDTKTPLWKQLETSGAIALHLAGDFPGLELEMWALRE, encoded by the coding sequence ATGAGACATGAAAACCGGGTTGCCTGGACCGAAGGCATGTTCCTTCGCGTCCAACATTTCCAGCAGTCCGACCGCTGGACGGAGCGTCTGGTTCGCTCGGTGGCGCGCAGCCTTACGCCTTATCCCTGGGGCATTCTGGAGATCGGCCTCGACCGCAGCGCCCTAGCCATCGGCCAGTTTGCGCTATCGGGGCTGCGTGGCATGTTGCCGGATGGCACGCCCTTTGATGCGCCAGAGGATACCGACCTGCCCGCCGCCCTGGAGCTGGACGAATCCGTCAAGAACGCGGTGATCTATCTGGCCCTGCCCGCCCGCCAGCCCGGCAAGGCGGACATGGCTCAGACCGGCACCTCGGCGGTCAACAGCGTGCGGCTTGTTGCTTCACCCTATGAAGCGCCTGATGCCAATGTGGAAACCGATTTCCTGGCGCCCATCGATGTCGGCCGTCTGAACCTGAAACTGTTGAAGACCGGCGACGATCTGGCTGGTTATGAACTGCTGGGGCTTGCCCGCGTGGTCGAGGTGCGCTCCGACAAGGCTGTTCTCCTCGACCCGGATTTCATTCCAGCCAGCCTGAACTGCACGGCATCCTCAAGGCTGCATGAATTGATGACCGAATTGCTGGGCATCGTCCGGCACCGGGCGGAAGCAATTGCCGAACGGATCGGCGATCCAACCATTCGCGGCACCGCTGAAGTCGGCGATTACTTCCTGTTGCAGATCCTCAACCGCGCCGATCCGCTGCTGAAACACGCCCTGGCCAATGCCACACGCCTGCATCCCATGCAGTTTTACGAGCAATGCATCCAGCTCGCCGGTGAGCTCGCCACATTTACCATGGAGAGCAAGCGGGCGACGGATTTTCCGGCCTATCGCCATGACGACCTGAAGGCGACGTTCGGCGCCGTATTCGAGGATTTGCGTACCTCGCTATCCTCGGTGCTGGCGCAATCGGCTGTTGCCATCGAGCTGGTGGAGCGCCGCCACGGCGTTCGGGTCGGCACGATCAACGACCGCAGCCTGCTGCGCGATGCCGGTTTTGTGCTGGCAGTGCGGGCAGACATGTCGGCGGAAGACGTGCGCCGCACCCTTCCCGCTCGCATCAAGGTCGGACCGGTGGAGCGGATTGCCGAACTGGTCAATGTCGCGCTGCCGGGCATTCCGGTGCGCCCGCTGCCCGTTCTGCCACGCCAGCTGCCTTACCGGGCCGGGACCATCTATTTCGAGCTGGATACCAAAACGCCGCTCTGGAAACAGCTTGAAACATCCGGAGCGATTGCCCTGCACCTGGCAGGCGACTTCCCTGGTCTTGAACTCGAAATGTGGGCCTTGAGAGAATGA
- the tssM gene encoding type VI secretion system membrane subunit TssM, translating into MNPLSWFYTIRSYVDSYAGVVGRRFISLIWVMALCVLIWFYGYLAAFGSFKPLASVSARIWTMVAIFAIWAAYMIVTMVRDKRQDKELVDSIEAQALANQQAEVSEISNRLQEALALLRRITKKRFGYIYELPWYVIFGAPGSGKTTALTNSGLQFPLGDALGSDAVKGIGGTRNCNWWFADQAIMIDTAGRYTTQDDLDGSSKAGWEGFLGLLRRYRRSQPVNGALLTLSIGDLLTRDPEAQREELRAIRKRLAELDDHLGARVPVYILLTKADLLTGFVEFYDSFNKSDREQVWGTTFSLEESYGAKTLPERFAEEFALLQQRVDAMLIERLQQEQSADIRGRIFRFPAELASLQEKLGEAISELCTGSSLVEAPLIRGIYFVSATQPEENLTRTNANRARRSYFLPKLFSEVIFNEAALVARDKRLSSRQVLLRQAVWGLAVAAVVIVFAGWTMTFFQNRAALAQAEEHLNAYDKLIQDVPVRNVSDADFLRILPALDNLRAVTTGFDNRYVWAASFGLSQRDKIAGRQRDAYQRALNSLLLPRMLVQLQKDLTGESDVTRTFNSLKLYEMLGGLGRLDREFVSAQANQMFNALYPGEGRTAARRALIQHASAMAAGVLPPVEIDRRLIEKARNTIRNQTVAERAFDILAGSKQAQALMPWQPSLAFGALGEKAFIRKSGAPLTEGVEGLFTATGYRSVVLPHIADAAREALQEEWVRGSNAQLRGQTLESVAQAALQIYYDRLEQRWTSVLGDLAVRPSQNLGDAVETTRILSNDRNIVAQAARSIADATDLRPKGDTAGMTTLVSSASGDTVAAMLASSMAAPDPYSRLREALDTPAADDSRKATTGNQDKPASQVDAILPVITALHDQLARSVTSSAEVAKVFDVDSQLTRANQDLLQDARRLPGPLDGWMAGLAADTGSLAVKSARSRIGDLWSSEGAGLCSSIVTGRYPFDRASSRDVAMNDFIRLFGPKGLFQTFFKQRMEPFVDQSISPWGWKGTFGAAGIPSEGIAEFERADQIFRAFFPNGSETPAIAINVKPVSLGETSTAVMLEIQGERVVYFHGPVQAKTITWPSKEAASMSRIAFQPGGWQQAKTENGDWSPFRLFDDANIQNQGDDLFRAKFTSDNQVAEFDVQFGSVLNAFRLKALSEFTCPTQF; encoded by the coding sequence ATCAATCCACTCAGCTGGTTTTACACCATACGCTCCTATGTCGATTCCTACGCGGGTGTCGTGGGGCGGCGCTTTATCTCGCTGATCTGGGTCATGGCCCTTTGTGTGCTGATCTGGTTCTACGGCTATCTGGCTGCCTTCGGCAGTTTCAAACCACTCGCCAGCGTTTCCGCCCGCATCTGGACCATGGTGGCGATCTTCGCCATCTGGGCGGCCTATATGATCGTCACCATGGTGCGCGACAAGCGCCAGGACAAGGAACTGGTCGACAGTATCGAGGCGCAGGCGCTGGCCAATCAGCAGGCCGAGGTCAGCGAAATCAGCAACCGGCTGCAAGAAGCGCTGGCCTTGCTGCGGCGGATTACCAAGAAGCGCTTCGGCTATATCTATGAACTGCCCTGGTATGTGATTTTCGGTGCGCCCGGCTCCGGCAAGACGACGGCGCTGACCAATTCCGGCCTGCAATTTCCGCTTGGCGACGCGCTTGGCAGTGATGCCGTCAAAGGCATCGGCGGCACGCGCAATTGCAATTGGTGGTTTGCCGATCAGGCGATCATGATCGACACCGCCGGTCGCTATACGACCCAGGATGACCTCGATGGATCATCCAAAGCCGGATGGGAAGGGTTTCTTGGCCTGCTGCGCCGTTATCGCCGTTCGCAGCCGGTCAATGGCGCGCTTCTCACACTGTCCATCGGCGACCTGTTGACCCGTGACCCGGAAGCCCAGCGCGAAGAACTGCGGGCGATCCGCAAGCGGCTGGCTGAACTGGACGACCATCTGGGCGCCCGCGTTCCTGTCTATATCCTGCTGACCAAGGCCGATCTTCTCACCGGCTTCGTGGAATTCTACGATAGTTTCAACAAAAGCGACCGCGAACAGGTCTGGGGTACGACCTTCAGCCTGGAGGAGAGCTACGGCGCAAAGACATTGCCGGAGCGCTTTGCCGAGGAATTCGCCCTGTTGCAACAGCGCGTCGATGCCATGCTGATCGAGCGGCTGCAACAGGAACAAAGTGCCGATATCCGCGGCCGGATTTTCCGTTTTCCGGCCGAGCTGGCCAGTTTGCAGGAAAAGCTCGGTGAGGCGATCAGCGAGCTTTGCACCGGCTCGTCACTGGTCGAGGCACCGCTGATCCGTGGCATTTACTTCGTCTCAGCTACGCAGCCGGAAGAAAACCTTACCCGCACCAATGCCAACCGGGCGCGGCGCAGCTATTTCCTGCCGAAGCTGTTCAGCGAGGTTATTTTCAACGAGGCCGCCCTGGTTGCCCGCGACAAGCGCCTTTCCTCTCGCCAGGTTCTGCTGCGCCAGGCCGTCTGGGGGCTGGCGGTGGCGGCGGTGGTCATTGTGTTTGCCGGCTGGACCATGACGTTTTTCCAGAACCGGGCAGCTCTCGCCCAGGCCGAAGAACATCTGAACGCCTATGACAAGCTGATCCAGGATGTGCCAGTGCGCAATGTGTCGGATGCGGATTTTCTGCGCATCCTGCCTGCGCTGGACAATCTGCGAGCCGTGACGACCGGCTTTGACAACCGCTATGTCTGGGCTGCGAGTTTTGGCCTCAGCCAGCGCGACAAGATTGCCGGTCGCCAGCGCGACGCCTATCAGCGCGCGCTGAACAGCCTTTTGCTGCCCCGGATGCTGGTGCAATTGCAAAAGGACCTGACCGGCGAAAGCGACGTCACGCGAACCTTCAATTCGCTGAAACTCTATGAAATGCTGGGCGGTCTGGGGCGGCTCGACCGGGAATTCGTCTCGGCCCAGGCAAACCAGATGTTCAACGCCCTTTATCCGGGCGAAGGCCGGACCGCGGCGCGCAGAGCACTGATTCAGCATGCCAGTGCCATGGCCGCAGGTGTATTACCACCGGTCGAAATCGACAGACGGCTCATCGAAAAAGCCCGCAACACCATCCGCAACCAAACGGTTGCCGAACGGGCTTTCGACATCCTGGCCGGATCGAAACAAGCACAGGCTTTGATGCCCTGGCAGCCATCGCTTGCCTTTGGTGCACTGGGTGAAAAAGCCTTCATCCGCAAGTCCGGCGCGCCGCTGACGGAAGGGGTCGAGGGATTGTTTACCGCGACCGGCTACCGCAGTGTCGTCCTGCCGCATATTGCCGATGCAGCCCGCGAAGCCCTTCAAGAAGAATGGGTGCGCGGCTCCAATGCGCAATTGCGCGGCCAGACGCTGGAATCGGTGGCCCAGGCGGCCTTGCAGATCTATTACGACCGGCTTGAACAGCGTTGGACCTCCGTGCTGGGGGATCTCGCCGTCAGGCCGTCGCAAAACCTTGGTGATGCGGTGGAAACCACGCGCATCCTTTCCAATGACCGCAATATCGTCGCCCAGGCCGCCCGCTCGATTGCCGATGCGACGGATCTGCGCCCGAAGGGTGACACGGCGGGCATGACCACGCTGGTATCATCCGCCAGTGGTGACACGGTGGCCGCCATGTTGGCATCCTCCATGGCCGCTCCTGATCCCTACAGCCGCTTGCGCGAGGCGCTGGATACGCCTGCCGCAGACGATAGCCGCAAGGCCACGACAGGCAATCAGGACAAGCCTGCCTCGCAGGTGGATGCGATATTGCCTGTCATCACCGCCCTTCATGATCAACTGGCCCGCTCGGTCACGTCCTCAGCGGAAGTAGCGAAAGTGTTCGATGTCGATAGCCAGCTGACACGGGCCAATCAGGACCTGCTCCAGGATGCCCGCCGCCTGCCGGGGCCGCTGGATGGCTGGATGGCCGGACTTGCCGCCGATACCGGCTCACTTGCCGTGAAATCGGCCCGCAGCCGGATTGGCGACCTGTGGTCGAGCGAAGGGGCAGGCCTGTGCAGCTCCATCGTCACGGGCCGCTATCCCTTCGACCGCGCCTCCAGCCGCGACGTCGCCATGAACGACTTCATCCGGCTTTTTGGACCGAAGGGCCTGTTCCAGACCTTCTTCAAGCAACGCATGGAGCCCTTCGTCGATCAGTCTATCTCCCCCTGGGGCTGGAAAGGCACCTTTGGTGCGGCGGGCATTCCCAGCGAGGGCATTGCCGAGTTTGAAAGGGCCGACCAGATCTTCCGCGCCTTCTTCCCGAATGGCAGCGAGACACCGGCGATTGCCATCAATGTCAAACCGGTGTCGCTTGGTGAGACCTCGACGGCGGTGATGCTGGAAATCCAGGGCGAACGGGTGGTGTATTTCCACGGCCCGGTTCAGGCGAAAACCATAACCTGGCCATCGAAAGAGGCCGCCAGCATGTCACGCATCGCCTTCCAACCGGGCGGCTGGCAACAGGCGAAAACAGAAAATGGCGATTGGTCGCCTTTCCGCCTGTTTGACGATGCAAATATCCAAAACCAAGGCGACGATCTGTTTAGGGCGAAATTCACCAGCGATAACCAGGTGGCGGAGTTCGATGTGCAGTTTGGTTCGGTGTTGAATGCCTTCAGGCTGAAGGCGCTGTCCGAATTTACCTGCCCGACCCAGTTCTGA
- a CDS encoding PP2C family protein-serine/threonine phosphatase → MAAEGLAESTMTREFDINRFTDTLKRMRMPRPQEEEGTASASKDGTALWWYIDPQTSKPQGLRFSSQMKAEDFLRLFRQSAGLMSRSQDNTATAPAPARAPASVPTTADAKSVPQRATPSPDKPPRDPKKAEPQTAGLRYSYATHAGTRFSINADGLFICEKPRIFAIADGVGDDTASQEAARYTAGQLTEIGETADLDTMLQEIKGKLGRANSLLQARAQRTDGTAPAASIVVAALVNDQLLLVWAGDARAYLLRDGTMVPLTRDHIAIGLQKRLRRGVGLDQQFLPETLTTDILPGDRLLLCSFPLIQVLTERTVAEILDQCTDTENAERLVQEALIANVRENVSAIVVSLARADASA, encoded by the coding sequence ATGGCCGCCGAAGGCCTGGCTGAATCGACGATGACGCGGGAATTTGACATCAACCGCTTCACTGACACCTTGAAGCGCATGCGTATGCCGCGTCCCCAGGAGGAGGAAGGCACCGCCTCAGCCAGCAAGGATGGCACCGCGCTCTGGTGGTATATCGACCCGCAGACCTCAAAACCGCAGGGACTGCGCTTTTCAAGCCAGATGAAAGCCGAGGACTTTCTGCGGCTTTTCCGGCAAAGTGCCGGTCTTATGTCCCGATCGCAAGACAACACCGCGACCGCGCCTGCCCCAGCCCGAGCCCCAGCGTCAGTCCCGACAACAGCCGACGCAAAATCTGTGCCTCAACGGGCCACTCCAAGCCCGGATAAGCCACCCAGAGACCCCAAAAAAGCTGAGCCGCAAACAGCAGGGCTACGTTACAGTTACGCCACCCATGCCGGTACGCGGTTTTCGATCAATGCGGACGGGCTATTCATCTGCGAAAAACCAAGGATTTTCGCCATTGCCGACGGCGTCGGAGATGACACCGCGTCGCAGGAAGCGGCACGTTATACCGCGGGCCAGTTGACCGAAATCGGTGAGACCGCCGATCTCGATACCATGCTGCAGGAAATCAAGGGCAAGCTTGGCCGGGCCAATAGCCTGCTGCAAGCCCGCGCGCAACGCACCGACGGAACCGCACCCGCCGCCAGTATAGTTGTCGCGGCTTTGGTGAATGATCAACTGCTGCTGGTTTGGGCGGGCGATGCCCGGGCCTATCTGCTGCGTGACGGTACCATGGTGCCGCTGACCCGCGACCATATTGCCATCGGCCTGCAAAAACGGCTGCGGCGTGGGGTGGGATTGGATCAGCAATTCTTGCCGGAAACCCTGACCACCGACATATTACCGGGTGATCGCCTGTTGTTATGCAGTTTTCCGCTGATCCAGGTTCTGACGGAGCGAACCGTTGCGGAAATTCTAGACCAATGCACCGATACCGAAAATGCCGAACGGTTGGTTCAGGAGGCTTTGATTGCCAATGTGCGCGAAAATGTAAGCGCTATCGTCGTTAGCCTGGCGCGAGCCGATGCCTCTGCCTGA
- the tssL gene encoding type VI secretion system protein TssL, long form yields the protein MSNERPPSWQDLPTVVEVTEEKRLQDDNARKVADLLDGEALQPAPADGVARMPVAHLIDNFRFGSSEMPVLVRSAAPLLNLAHALRYRSEQPDIEELRQVCINAVNRYERDLASARISPERARAAHYVVCATIDDVVLSTPWGVRAGWARSGLVSTFHNDVTGGDRVFDILDHFHQSPGSAKDLLLLIYLSLSLAFEGRTRVSSKGLLELSRIRDSLYKTLLGQYGVFERELSPHWQGVHARHKPLRTMAALWTVLSLLALALGLGYLFFTLTLNDSSDRTFERLAGLGPHEAPGVMITVPVPEQQTQQTVAPQEPEPQPVKPPAPPPPSRLKNLITFLQPEVEKKLVSLSDANGRLRVRINNSGLFDTGSADVKGQFRDLLQRIGGALAAEKFRAVVIGYTDNVPIKTVQFPSNWHLSEARAKAVGEILSSFTGPDAILTEGRADSDPIAGNDTPEGREMNRRTEILVLTNPDEKITDAGILTPPVESIDNGQNNQVPNADIKTQQGAKP from the coding sequence ATGAGCAACGAACGGCCTCCTTCCTGGCAGGATCTGCCGACCGTGGTGGAAGTCACGGAGGAAAAACGCCTCCAGGACGACAACGCCCGTAAGGTCGCCGACCTGCTCGACGGCGAAGCATTGCAACCGGCACCCGCCGATGGCGTGGCGCGGATGCCCGTTGCGCATCTGATCGACAATTTCCGCTTCGGCAGCAGCGAAATGCCGGTGCTGGTGCGCTCCGCAGCACCGCTTCTCAACCTTGCGCATGCGCTGCGCTACCGCTCCGAACAGCCGGATATCGAGGAACTGCGCCAGGTCTGCATCAACGCGGTCAACCGCTATGAGCGGGACCTCGCCAGCGCCCGTATCAGCCCCGAACGGGCGCGCGCCGCCCATTATGTCGTCTGCGCCACCATCGACGATGTGGTTCTGTCCACACCCTGGGGTGTGCGGGCCGGATGGGCGCGCTCGGGCCTGGTCTCCACCTTCCACAATGACGTGACGGGCGGCGACCGGGTGTTCGATATTCTCGATCATTTCCATCAATCGCCTGGGTCTGCCAAGGATCTGCTGCTGCTGATCTACCTGTCCCTGTCACTGGCGTTCGAAGGCCGCACCCGTGTTTCCTCCAAGGGACTGCTTGAGCTTTCCCGTATTCGCGACAGTCTCTACAAAACACTTCTGGGCCAATATGGCGTGTTTGAACGAGAGCTTTCGCCCCACTGGCAGGGCGTCCATGCCCGCCACAAGCCGCTTCGCACCATGGCCGCGCTGTGGACCGTGCTGTCGCTGCTGGCTCTGGCGCTTGGGCTTGGCTACCTGTTTTTCACCCTGACCCTGAACGACAGTTCCGACCGAACTTTTGAGCGGCTGGCTGGGCTTGGTCCACATGAAGCGCCGGGCGTGATGATCACGGTTCCCGTGCCGGAACAACAGACCCAGCAAACGGTTGCACCACAAGAGCCGGAACCGCAGCCGGTCAAGCCCCCGGCACCGCCGCCGCCAAGCCGCCTGAAAAACCTCATTACCTTCCTTCAGCCGGAAGTCGAAAAGAAACTGGTCTCGCTGTCTGACGCCAATGGACGGCTGCGTGTTCGCATCAACAATTCCGGCCTGTTCGACACCGGCAGCGCCGATGTGAAGGGCCAGTTCCGCGATCTGCTGCAACGCATCGGCGGAGCGCTGGCAGCGGAAAAATTCAGGGCGGTCGTGATCGGTTATACGGATAATGTGCCGATCAAGACCGTGCAGTTTCCGTCCAACTGGCACCTGTCGGAAGCTCGCGCCAAGGCAGTTGGCGAAATCCTTTCCAGCTTTACCGGACCGGATGCCATTCTGACCGAAGGCCGCGCCGATAGCGATCCGATCGCCGGTAACGACACGCCGGAAGGCCGTGAAATGAACCGGCGCACGGAAATCCTTGTTCTGACCAATCCTGACGAGAAAATCACCGATGCCGGTATCCTGACCCCGCCCGTCGAAAGCATCGACAACGGTCAAAATAATCAAGTGCCGAACGCAGATATAAAGACGCAGCAGGGGGCCAAGCCGTGA
- a CDS encoding FHA domain-containing protein, producing the protein MKLELRPEKLVTKGQTTWTLDYGRRTIGRAPACDWQVTDNECRVSKLHCTISRDRDGYILSDQSANGTLVDGKLLLEGDTIRLKHGASIDVRGYRFTVSITGEAAPEAVDPDPTMPLSSETLTISSILADIAPNGTTARGLLGDRQVEEPWKQPRPSERGMSGGATQSDRRADKEKSFTRHVDIGWSGPPQTDGMKPVLPDNWFDEDAGGSAMEHLAAPKTFVTIAPPVRRPPQDLPPSQEERSKPQDEFDAVFADPEDQEPDTRQSPSASDLQAERMMAALARAQEALAESIAAFDLPGNAVPDLSPSGGTDLAARLEAFAGQQEAFTAILQTMMQAAGRSLDPRLLEAKVDANMPMRLPFLAERDYWAAYRQLFQAEGRILSFRDFMRRAAMGEQAEEPAAPVQADRIMGVETSNET; encoded by the coding sequence ATGAAGCTGGAACTTCGCCCCGAAAAGCTAGTCACCAAAGGCCAGACCACCTGGACACTGGACTATGGCCGCCGCACCATTGGCCGCGCCCCTGCCTGCGATTGGCAAGTGACGGACAATGAATGCCGCGTCTCCAAACTGCATTGCACCATCAGCCGGGACCGGGACGGTTATATCCTGAGCGACCAGAGCGCCAATGGCACATTGGTCGATGGCAAACTGCTGCTGGAAGGCGATACGATCCGGCTCAAGCACGGCGCCAGCATCGATGTGCGCGGCTATCGCTTCACCGTTTCGATCACCGGCGAGGCGGCGCCTGAGGCGGTCGATCCCGATCCCACCATGCCGCTTAGCAGTGAGACGCTGACGATTTCATCGATTCTTGCCGATATCGCCCCGAATGGCACCACCGCTCGCGGCCTTCTGGGAGACCGGCAGGTGGAGGAACCGTGGAAGCAACCTCGGCCCTCAGAGCGAGGCATGTCTGGAGGAGCCACACAATCTGACCGTCGGGCGGACAAGGAAAAGAGCTTTACCCGTCATGTCGATATCGGCTGGAGCGGTCCGCCGCAGACCGACGGCATGAAGCCCGTCTTGCCGGACAATTGGTTCGATGAGGATGCCGGTGGAAGCGCCATGGAACATCTGGCCGCGCCGAAAACCTTCGTGACCATCGCGCCACCCGTTCGCCGTCCGCCACAGGACTTGCCCCCTTCCCAGGAGGAGCGGTCAAAACCGCAGGACGAATTTGACGCCGTGTTCGCCGATCCCGAGGATCAGGAGCCGGATACGCGACAGAGCCCATCGGCTTCAGATTTGCAAGCGGAGCGGATGATGGCGGCGCTCGCCCGCGCCCAGGAGGCGCTGGCTGAAAGCATCGCGGCCTTCGACCTGCCGGGTAATGCTGTGCCTGACCTGTCGCCCAGCGGCGGAACCGATCTTGCCGCCCGGCTTGAAGCCTTTGCCGGACAGCAGGAGGCCTTTACTGCGATTTTGCAAACCATGATGCAGGCGGCGGGCCGCTCGCTGGACCCCCGTCTGCTGGAGGCCAAGGTGGACGCCAACATGCCGATGCGGCTGCCGTTTCTTGCCGAGCGCGACTACTGGGCGGCCTATCGGCAATTGTTTCAGGCCGAGGGCCGCATTCTTTCATTCAGGGATTTCATGCGTCGCGCCGCCATGGGCGAACAGGCCGAAGAGCCTGCCGCACCGGTTCAGGCCGACAGAATAATGGGGGTTGAAACATCAAATGAGACATGA
- the tssG gene encoding type VI secretion system baseplate subunit TssG encodes MNIQIKPNEDKLARLLEQDPGHFEPTTAFRLAQHLSAGTELEVGPHSGIQPAPLAVSGFRRKLQGNVVKSAFAPLVGPLGALPPEYNELLLREERRRSRALISFLNLFAIRFSELFVAACEKYRLARRLRWSATKEQNTFRKVLLSLTGFGTAGLVEKAGVNEDVILRFSGFFADRTRNVASLRAMLEEFTGMAVAIEQFRPRWVSIPSAELSQMGKGSGPRLGVNAMAGASVMDRSGALRLVIGPVGYDDYISLSPGKPRLAEIFALTRLFIGNGFDIDAQVVLKKEDIPFCQIGSATMPARLGWNSWARLAPASSDSRDAVVTEYQAMPQGGRA; translated from the coding sequence ATGAATATCCAGATCAAACCCAATGAGGATAAGCTGGCCCGCCTGCTGGAGCAGGACCCCGGTCATTTTGAACCGACCACGGCATTTCGGTTGGCACAGCACCTGTCGGCGGGAACGGAGCTGGAGGTCGGTCCCCATTCCGGCATTCAGCCAGCCCCCCTTGCCGTAAGCGGTTTTCGCCGCAAGTTGCAGGGCAATGTCGTCAAATCCGCTTTTGCGCCGCTGGTCGGGCCACTCGGCGCACTGCCGCCGGAATATAACGAATTGCTGCTGCGCGAAGAGCGCCGCCGTTCCCGCGCCTTGATCAGCTTTCTCAACCTGTTTGCCATCCGGTTTTCGGAACTGTTCGTGGCGGCCTGCGAGAAATACCGGTTGGCGCGGCGGCTGCGCTGGAGTGCCACCAAGGAACAAAACACCTTCCGTAAGGTGCTGCTATCCCTGACCGGCTTCGGCACCGCCGGACTGGTCGAAAAAGCCGGCGTCAATGAAGATGTAATCCTGCGGTTTTCCGGTTTTTTTGCCGACCGTACCCGCAATGTCGCCAGTCTTCGAGCCATGCTGGAGGAATTTACTGGCATGGCGGTGGCGATTGAGCAGTTCCGCCCGCGCTGGGTCTCCATTCCATCCGCCGAATTGAGCCAGATGGGCAAGGGGTCAGGGCCAAGGCTTGGCGTCAATGCCATGGCGGGTGCATCCGTCATGGACCGGAGTGGAGCACTGAGGCTGGTCATCGGTCCGGTTGGCTATGACGATTATATCAGCCTGTCACCCGGCAAGCCGCGTCTTGCGGAAATTTTCGCCCTCACCCGCCTGTTTATCGGCAACGGCTTCGATATCGATGCCCAGGTCGTGCTGAAAAAAGAGGACATTCCTTTTTGTCAGATTGGGTCTGCGACCATGCCCGCCCGGCTTGGCTGGAACAGCTGGGCGCGGCTGGCCCCGGCAAGCAGTGACAGCCGCGATGCCGTGGTCACCGAATATCAGGCCATGCCGCAGGGAGGCCGGGCATGA